Below is a window of Vibrio sp. SS-MA-C1-2 DNA.
CAATCATATCTGGCTGAACGATATTGAGCAGTTTTAGAGTTGCTGTTGCGACACCGCGAAAGTAATTAGGACGGTAACTATTATCGAGTAGCTGAAAAAGGTCAGGCATACCGACATAGGTTTTCAGGTCAAAACCATTAGGATAGAGCGACTCTGTTGATGGGGTATAGAGAATATCAACATTTGCTTCAATGAGTTTAGCTTGGTCACTTTCAAGGTTTTTAAGAGGAACGGCTTCTTCAGGATTATCATACTGTAGAGGGTTAGCAAAAATTGATACCACGACAATCTCTGCACGCTCTTTTGCTGCTTTGATTAATGAGATGTGTCCATCATGTAGATCACCCATTGTTGGAATAAATGAGATGCGTAGTCCGCTTTGTCTGCATTGTTGGATCTGTTGACGGACGTCAGCTATTTCAGCAACGGTGTGCATGGATGTATCCCCTTGTAATTTTAGTTGTGTTGACGTTTTAATTAATAAGGAGACTTTAATGACTCTCTAGTTTTGTTAATCCATTTAATGGGATTTGCTTTAATAATTCAGATAAGTGAACATTATCCGGTAAAATAAGGTCTGATGCAATTTCTGATAACGGATACAGGACAAATTCACGTAATTTCATCCCGTAATGAGGTACGGTTAATCTCTCATCTTCGATGATCTGTTGATCATAAAGCAGCATGTCGAGATCTAAGGTTCTTGGTCCCCAGCGTTCCGCTTTTCTCACTCTACCTTGTTGTTGCTCAATCTTTTGGGTTTGATCTAGAAGTTCAAGAGGGGATAGTTCGGTATTAATCTCTGCAACTGCATTGACATATTCGGGTTGCTCTTGAGGTCCCATCGGCTTGCTAGTATAGAGCGATGATACCTTAACAAGAGTTGTGTTCGGTATCATCTCCAGCGCAGATATTGCGAGTTTGGCTTGCTCAATGGGAGATCCTAGATTACTACCAATCGCAATATATACGGTGTGACTCATTGCTTGTTATCCTTCACTTTCAGGTTGTTTCTTTTTACGTTTACGAGGACGTTTTGCTGGGTGCTCATTCATATTTTGCACCATGTATTGACGGTAGTTATGCCCTTTATCTTGGAACAATGTCCACCAATTAGCTAACTCCTCAGTTTTACCCCCCTCGACTTTTCCACGCATCTCTAAAAAGTCATAAGCAGCTCTAAATTTGTCTTGTTCCATCAAGCGGAAAGCACGTTTACCACTACGACGAGGGAGACGAAGTTGTAACAACCAAATATCACGAATCATCGCAGTAAAGCGTTTTGGTATCGCAATGGCTTTAACTTGCTTACTGATAACCTCATTCATTGCGATTAAGAAGGCATCATAATAAGGAATATTTCTCTCGGTCGAGATACGTTTCGCTTCACTAGTCAGTGGGTACCACAGTAGTGCGGCAAACATAAAGGCAGGGTTGACACGTAACCCTTGGTTTATTCGCTTATCTGTTGATGCTAGAGCAATATTGATAATTTGTTCTGTTTCACTTTGCCCATCTTCAGTTAAGTATTGGTGAACTTGTGGAAATAATGGTTCAAAGAGTTGGTATTGGCGCAGTAATTGATAAGTTGCAACACCATGACCCGACTGTAAAAGTTTTGATGACTCTTCAAATAGACGAGCTGCTGGGATCTCATGAAGCAGTGATGCTAAATGAGGGATTGGGTCAGCCGTTCTTGCCGCAATTGTCATATCAAGCTTTGCAGCAAAACGAACAGCACGCAACATGCGTACCGGATCTTCACGATAGCGAACGTCAGGATCACCAATCAGTCGAATAATACCTTGTTCTAAATCTGCAATACCACCCGCGTAATCTCGAATTGAGTAATCGGCAATATCGTAATACATTGCATTGATGGTGAAATCACGACGTTCAGCATCTTCATCTATTGAGCCGTAAACATTATCTCTGAGCAACATGCCTTCATCCGATTGTGAAGAGACTTGTTGCGCTAATTTATCGCTATCATGATGACCGCGAAGCGTCGCAACTTCGATAACTTCTCGACCAAATAGAATATGGGCAAGTCTAAATCTACGACCAATTAAACGACAGTTACGGAATAATTTTTTGATCTCGTCGGGTGTAGCATTCGTTGCAATATCGAAATCTTTAGGGGGTAACTCTAAAAGAAGATCGCGAACACCACCACCCACAAGATAGGCTTGATAACCGGCTTTATGGAGGCGAAATAGTACCTTCAATGCATTATCACTGATGTTTTT
It encodes the following:
- the folK gene encoding 2-amino-4-hydroxy-6-hydroxymethyldihydropteridine diphosphokinase, whose translation is MSHTVYIAIGSNLGSPIEQAKLAISALEMIPNTTLVKVSSLYTSKPMGPQEQPEYVNAVAEINTELSPLELLDQTQKIEQQQGRVRKAERWGPRTLDLDMLLYDQQIIEDERLTVPHYGMKLREFVLYPLSEIASDLILPDNVHLSELLKQIPLNGLTKLESH
- the pcnB gene encoding polynucleotide adenylyltransferase PcnB; translation: MSLQIFPRDQHCVSRKNISDNALKVLFRLHKAGYQAYLVGGGVRDLLLELPPKDFDIATNATPDEIKKLFRNCRLIGRRFRLAHILFGREVIEVATLRGHHDSDKLAQQVSSQSDEGMLLRDNVYGSIDEDAERRDFTINAMYYDIADYSIRDYAGGIADLEQGIIRLIGDPDVRYREDPVRMLRAVRFAAKLDMTIAARTADPIPHLASLLHEIPAARLFEESSKLLQSGHGVATYQLLRQYQLFEPLFPQVHQYLTEDGQSETEQIINIALASTDKRINQGLRVNPAFMFAALLWYPLTSEAKRISTERNIPYYDAFLIAMNEVISKQVKAIAIPKRFTAMIRDIWLLQLRLPRRSGKRAFRLMEQDKFRAAYDFLEMRGKVEGGKTEELANWWTLFQDKGHNYRQYMVQNMNEHPAKRPRKRKKKQPESEG